The Castor canadensis chromosome 8, mCasCan1.hap1v2, whole genome shotgun sequence genome contains a region encoding:
- the LOC141425880 gene encoding MHC class I polypeptide-related sequence B-like — protein sequence MGDLVVSLKNAARGQRSQCWVGAGSLSLQIWGCEIQEDNHSRGFWDFYYDGEPFLSNNLETHSWMMSPSWAQSSAVELKKLWDTDRIHSKNHWAHIQGELCGKLPRYLESWIGFRESTVVNVTCSEAKGSFNLKCWAFNFCLGNTSLTWYHSGEQMSQDKQQSEDVLLYGNGTYQSWVTIRVPQGEEQRFTWYVEHSGKHSTYTVSCGKAVVLRSRWPVLLSVALASVVIILFVSFGTRRRWRQLWRVQPSQPPPGPMLGLLS from the exons ATGGGTGACTTGGTGGTGAGTTTGAAAAATGCTGCCAGAGGACAGAGAAGTCAATGCTGGGTGGGGGCAGGTTCCCTTTCCCTCCAGATCTGGGGCTGTGAGATTCAGGAAGACAACCACTCCAGAGGATTCTGGGATTTCTACTATGATGGGGAGCCCTTCCTTTCCAATAATCTGGAGACCCACAGCTGGATGATGTCCCCATCCTGGGCTCAGTCCTCGGCTGTGGAACTCAAGAAGTTATGGGACACAGATAGAATTCACAGCAAGAATCACTGGGCCCACATCCAGGGAGAACTTTGTGGAAAACTCCCTAGATATCTGGAGTCCTGGATTGGCTTCAGGGAGAGTACAG TAGTGAATGTGACCTGCAGTGAGGCCAAGGGTAGCTTCAACCTGAAATGTTGGGCTTTCAACTTCTGTCTTGGTAATACTTCTCTGACCTGGTATCACAGTGGGGAACAAATGAGCCAGGACAAACAGCAGTCCGAGGATGTCTTGCTCTATGGGAATGGGACCTACCAGAGCTGGGTGACCATCAGGGTTCCCCAAGGAGAGGAACAGAGGTTCACCTGGTATGTGGAACACAGTGGGAAGCACAGCACTTACACTGTGTCCTGTG GGAAGGCTGTGGTGCTTCGAAGTCGATGGCCTGTCCTTCTGAGTGTGGCTCTTGCTTCTGTGGTGATTATTCTCTTTGTGTCCTTTGGTACAAGAAGAAGATGGCGTCAGCTGTGGAGAGTTCAG CCTTCCCAGCCCCCACCAGGGCCCATGTTGGGACTCCTGAGCTGA